A stretch of Phragmites australis chromosome 12, lpPhrAust1.1, whole genome shotgun sequence DNA encodes these proteins:
- the LOC133887413 gene encoding CASP-like protein 1U1, which translates to MARARSDGSGAASLALRIATVALSVASAVMMASASQPTGAGRAPASNVSYSDYNSLRYSLAANVISAMLQAAAAWLTARGRGDEGKAVKSLAELIDTVAKVLLYSSSALSFAVEDFGTCGRRVSGVCKGAGEFCQRVRGSGAVSMSAAVALSVSQYLKNVPVSVSFEVDEVKAEAGCGRGCHCRRHRH; encoded by the exons ATGGCTCGTGCCAGGTCCGATGGGTCGGGCGCGGCCAGCCTCGCCCTCCGCATCGCCACCGTCGCGCTGTCCGTTGCGTCGGCTGTCATGATGGCCTCGGCGAGCCAACCCACCGGCGCCGGCCGTGCTCCGGCGAGCAACGTCTCCTACAGCGACTACAACTCCTTGAG GTATTCTCTAGCCGCCAATGTGATATCGGCGATgctgcaggcggcggcggcgtggttGACGGCGCGCGGCAGGGGTGACGAAGGCAAGGCGGTCAAGTCGCTGGCCGAGCTCATCGACACGGTCGCGAAGGTGCTCCTCTACTCGTCGTCGGCGCTGTCGTTCGCGGTTGAAGACTTCGGCACCTGCGGCCGGCGGGTCAGCGGCGTCTGCAAGGGCGCCGGCGAGTTCTGCCAGCGGGTCCGCGGGTCCGGGGCCGTCTCGATGTCGGCGGCCGTCGCACTGTCCGTGTCGCAGTACCTGAAGAACGTGCCAGTCTCGGTTTCGTTCGAGGTAGATGAAGTGAAGGCTGAGGCGGGTTGTGGGCGTGGCTGCCATTGCCGGCGCCATCGCCATTAG